From the Lepisosteus oculatus isolate fLepOcu1 chromosome 1, fLepOcu1.hap2, whole genome shotgun sequence genome, one window contains:
- the fabp2 gene encoding fatty acid-binding protein, intestinal — protein sequence MTFNGTWKVDRNDNYDKFMEQMGINLVKRKLAAHDNLKIVIEQDGDKFVVKESSTFRKIDIEFTQGVNFEYSLADGTELTGTWTIEGNKLVGKFNRKDNGKELLTTREIVGDELIQSYHYDGVDAKRIFKRG from the exons ATGACTTTCAACGGCACCTGGAAAGTGGACAGAAATGACAACTATGACAAATTTATGGAGCAGATGG GCATCAATCTTGTGAAGAGGAAGCTGGCAGCCCATGACAACTTGAAAATCGTTATTGAGCAGGACGGAGACAAGTTTGTGGTGAAGGAGTCCAGCACCTTCCGCAAAATAGACATTGAATTCACACAGGGAGTCAACTTTGAGTACAGCCTAGCCGATGGAACAGAGCTCACC GGTACATGGACCATTGAAGGAAATAAACTCGTAGGAAAATTCAATAGAAAGGACAATGGAAAGGAACTCCTGACTACCAGAGAAATTGTGGGGGATGAGCTCATCCAG AGCTACCATTATGATGGAGTGGACGCCAAGAGAATTTTCAAAAGAGGATAA